The proteins below are encoded in one region of Penicillium psychrofluorescens genome assembly, chromosome: 4:
- a CDS encoding uncharacterized protein (ID:PFLUO_006580-T1.cds;~source:funannotate), translating into MAATQKLYPRGTVKRIVKAHSNRNVSKNADILIFLDYMLFMQELMREASIRSRKSGEKNISANSVRKVTEVRIVLAIDSSHEDTGLTGGRFIQKTLRNFQG; encoded by the exons ATGGCGGCCACTCAGAAATTGTATCCTCGGGGCACCGTCAAGCGCATTGTCAAGGCCCATTCCAACCGCAATGTGAGCAAGAATGCCGATATCCTG ATCTTTCTCGACTACATGTTGTTCATGCAAGA ACTGATGCGCGAAGCCTCGATTCGGTCGCGCAAGTCCGGGGAGAAGAACATCTCGGCCAACTCGGTGCGCAAGGTTACAGAGGTGCGTATAGTGCTTGCGATTGACTCTTCGCACGAAGATACAGGTCTAACTGGTGGTCGGTTCATACAGAAAACCCTCCGCAATTTCCAAGGGTGA
- a CDS encoding uncharacterized protein (ID:PFLUO_006581-T1.cds;~source:funannotate), with protein MVLSQSLHGVLKDLHRRPYPHVPNPPGCAKRASVALILRVRPTFDHWPSSTATPTQDPSLAVDQRLENFFAQSWVQHGDPEVLFIKRASRVGDRWTGHVALPGGKRDPEDASDCDAAVREAAEEIGLDLTTEDCISVGNLPERVVTTSWGSVPLMVLCPFVFLTTRSDSPTLRLQPTEVASTHWIPLRALLSPSLRTVEYVDMSQRFTRQGGFLARLAVRSVMGWMQFSAIRLLPSESVHCSSIPGFVPDENTDGSVVQRLKTWSLSNQADSGDTNRPLLLWGLTLGILADFLDMLPPHTAVQLWKYPTFTAPDLRLIVSILTYNLRKRNALQVRLGTRPNETALDGETAALPVALEFNPKHDHNEVGIGGLGVGRYYGPSDRPDGTSYAVGIMLRGYYKRLRAAICVFLAWRIALGSVAAISAWRLVRKLR; from the exons ATGGTACTGTCCCAATCCCTCCATGGCGTGCTGAAGGACCTTCATCGCCGGCCATATCCTCATGTTCCAAATCCACCGGGTTGCGCGAAGCGCGCTTCCGTCGCCTTGATCCTCCGAGTACGGCCGACCTTTGACCACTGGCCCAGCTCGACAGCGACTCCCACACAAGACCCTTCTCTGGCTGTCGACCAGCGACTGGAAAACTTCTTCGCGCAATCGTGGGTTCAGCATGGCGATCCCGAGGTTCTGTTCATAAAGCGCGCTTCGCGGGTCGGGGATCGGTGGACGGGTCATGTTGCCTTGCCCGGTGGGAAACGAGATCCGGAGGATGCGAGTGACTGCGATGCGGCAGTTAGGGAGGCCGCGGAGGAAATTGGGTTGGATCTGACAACGGAGGACTGCATCAGTGTGGGCAATCTGCCTGAGCGGGTGGTGACTACCAGTTGGGGTTCTGTACC ACTGATGGTTCTCTGTCCGTTTGTTTTTCTCACGACTCGAAGCGATTCTCCCACGCTTCGCTTACAACCTACCGAGGTAGCTTCGACCCATTGGATCCCCCTTCGAGCCCTATTGTCTCCATCACTACGTACCGTGGAATATGTGGATATGTCGCAGCGGTTTACGCGACAAGGGGGGTTTCTGGCCCGCCTTGCGGTCCGCTCGGTGATGGGCTGGATGCAGTTCTCTGCCATTCGACTCCTTCCCTCAGAGAGTGTGCACTGCAGCTCTATCCCAGGGTTTGTACCCGACGAAAATACAGATGGATCGGTTGTTCAGCGCCTGAAAACATGGTCTTTGAGCAACCAAGCCGACTCGGGCGACACGAACCGCCCCCTTTTGCTCTGGGGCTTGACTCTCGGCATCTTGGCCGATTTCTTGGATATGCTCCCGCCTCACACGGCCGTTCAGCTGTGGAAGTATCCCACATTCACGGCGCCTGATTTGCGTTTGATTGTGAGCATTTTAACATATAACCTGCGGAAGCGCAATGCGCTCCAGGTGAGATTGGGCACCCGCCCTAATGAGACGGCGCTGGACGGTGAGACAGCCGCTTTGCCCGTCGCCCTAGAGTTCAATCCCAAACACGACCATAACGaggtcggcatcggcggtCTTGGGGTTGGACGGTACTATGGGCCGTCGGATCGGCCAGACGGGACCTCCTACGCGGTGGGCATCATGCTGCGCGGGTACTACAAACGACTACGTGCGGCGATCTGTGTATTCCTGGCCTGGCGCATAGCTCTTGGATCGGTAGCAGCTATCTCTGCCTGGCGATTGGTGAGAAAATTGCGGTGA